From Deinococcus aestuarii, one genomic window encodes:
- a CDS encoding UbiX family flavin prenyltransferase has translation MRLVVGVSGGSGIPYALGVLRALHGLGVETHLIVSSGAKRVMTAEGGPTLGDLTALASVTHEDRDLAASVASGSFRTDGMLVVPCSAGTLAKVAHGFADNLLSRAAHVTLKERRRLVLVVREDPLPRPMLENMLAVFDAGATVMTASPGFYHAPDSVEELLHFVTARVLDQFGLDVPGFRRWGEGE, from the coding sequence TTGAGGCTGGTCGTGGGCGTCAGCGGCGGAAGCGGAATTCCCTATGCCCTGGGTGTGCTGCGCGCCCTGCACGGGCTGGGGGTTGAGACGCACCTGATCGTGAGCAGCGGCGCCAAGCGGGTGATGACGGCGGAGGGGGGGCCGACTCTGGGCGACCTCACCGCCCTGGCGAGCGTCACCCACGAGGACCGCGACCTCGCGGCGAGCGTGGCGAGCGGGTCTTTCCGCACCGACGGGATGCTGGTCGTGCCGTGCAGCGCCGGGACGCTGGCGAAAGTCGCCCACGGTTTCGCCGACAACCTGCTCTCGCGGGCCGCCCACGTCACCCTCAAGGAACGCCGCCGCCTCGTCCTCGTCGTCCGCGAGGACCCGCTGCCACGCCCGATGCTGGAGAACATGCTGGCGGTCTTCGATGCGGGCGCCACCGTCATGACCGCCAGCCCGGGCTTCTACCACGCGCCGGACAGCGTGGAGGAGCTGCTGCACTTCGTCACGGCGCGGGTCCTCGACCAGTTCGGGCTGGACGTGCCGGGCTTCAGGCGGTGGGGGGAAGGGGAGTGA
- the ispD gene encoding 2-C-methyl-D-erythritol 4-phosphate cytidylyltransferase — MTGACLLAGRTAALIPAAGSGTRLGLGPKAFVEVAGVSLLARSVAALAPLVDEVLVALPEGTEMPEDVPARAITGGATRQESVRGLLRATSAEVVLVHDAARPFLPTKVTHALLEAIPETGAATVARPVADTLVRGGAGRWGGLVPREGLWAVQTPQGFRRELLLRAHEAARAQGFTATDDAGLVVWQGGSVTLVPGDARLFKVTTPGDLALAHAVASLWDAGGDDA, encoded by the coding sequence GTGACGGGCGCGTGCCTGCTGGCGGGCCGCACCGCCGCGCTGATTCCCGCCGCCGGGTCGGGCACGCGGCTGGGACTGGGACCAAAAGCCTTCGTGGAGGTCGCGGGCGTGAGCCTCCTCGCCCGCAGCGTGGCCGCCCTCGCCCCGCTGGTGGACGAGGTGCTGGTGGCGCTGCCGGAGGGGACGGAGATGCCGGAAGATGTTCCGGCCCGGGCCATCACAGGGGGCGCGACCCGGCAGGAGAGCGTCCGGGGCCTCCTGCGGGCGACCTCGGCGGAGGTGGTGCTCGTCCACGACGCGGCGCGGCCCTTTCTGCCCACGAAGGTCACTCACGCCCTGCTGGAGGCGATTCCCGAGACGGGAGCCGCCACCGTCGCGCGGCCGGTCGCCGACACGCTGGTCCGGGGGGGAGCGGGCCGCTGGGGCGGGCTCGTCCCCCGCGAGGGTCTGTGGGCGGTGCAGACGCCGCAGGGCTTTCGCCGCGAGCTGCTGCTGCGAGCGCACGAGGCCGCGCGGGCGCAGGGCTTCACCGCCACGGACGACGCGGGACTCGTCGTCTGGCAGGGCGGGAGCGTGACGCTGGTGCCCGGGGACGCGCGGCTGTTCAAGGTCACCACGCCCGGCGACCTCGCCCTGGCCCACGCGGTCGCGTCGCTGTGGGATGCTGGGGGGGATGACGCCTGA
- a CDS encoding 4-(cytidine 5'-diphospho)-2-C-methyl-D-erythritol kinase has product MTPEQGAAAPPSPPTPHTYFAPAKVNLGLSVRDLRADGYHELHSVMVPLAVGDDLEIAPAETLSLRVEGAEGLPADGRNLVYRAARAYLDAAGVGGGAQITLHKRLPLASGLGGGSSDAATTLMALARLYPSGVSLPALARSLGADVPFFLLGRAAMAQGVGEVLTPLPVPPVPLVLVNPGVEVSAQGAYAWLDEEESYTPELDVEGILVALTGGGDVPYLNALQGPVAARHAPIREALAALSGLGLRSPLMSGSGATCFALARNDDHAHDAAAALRARHPGWWVEATRTL; this is encoded by the coding sequence ATGACGCCTGAGCAAGGGGCCGCCGCCCCCCCCTCCCCCCCGACCCCGCACACCTACTTCGCGCCCGCCAAGGTGAACCTGGGCCTGAGCGTGCGTGACCTGCGCGCGGACGGCTACCACGAGCTGCACTCGGTCATGGTGCCCCTGGCCGTCGGCGACGACCTGGAGATCGCCCCCGCCGAGACCCTGAGCCTGCGGGTGGAGGGGGCAGAGGGCCTCCCCGCCGACGGGCGCAACCTCGTGTACCGGGCGGCGCGGGCGTATCTGGACGCGGCGGGAGTGGGGGGCGGGGCGCAGATCACCCTGCACAAGCGGCTGCCCCTCGCGTCGGGCCTGGGCGGCGGCAGCAGCGACGCGGCGACCACCCTGATGGCGCTCGCGCGGTTGTACCCCTCGGGCGTCTCCCTGCCCGCGCTCGCCCGCTCGCTGGGGGCGGACGTGCCCTTCTTCCTGCTGGGCCGCGCGGCGATGGCCCAGGGCGTCGGCGAGGTCCTCACCCCGCTGCCGGTGCCGCCCGTGCCCCTCGTGCTCGTCAATCCCGGCGTAGAGGTCAGCGCGCAGGGCGCCTACGCCTGGCTCGACGAGGAGGAGAGCTACACCCCCGAACTCGACGTGGAGGGCATCCTGGTGGCCCTCACGGGCGGGGGGGACGTGCCGTACCTCAACGCCCTGCAAGGGCCCGTCGCCGCCCGCCACGCCCCGATCCGGGAAGCGCTCGCCGCCCTCTCGGGCCTGGGCCTGCGCTCGCCCCTGATGAGCGGCAGCGGCGCGACCTGCTTCGCCCTGGCGAGGAATGACGACCACGCCCACGACGCGGCGGCGGCGCTCCGGGCGCGGCACCCGGGGTGGTGGGTGGAGGCGACGCGGACGCTGTAG
- a CDS encoding peptidylprolyl isomerase yields MKQAALMLTALLALTACQTRGESNTSTQTEQTETAATPDTAQTQASQTSAAQSSAAQTPAVTQPGPIPAGYTLVPALSDQPVREFTSEPALSLQEGKDYYALIDTNRGQILADLFEQETPVTVNNFVTLARNHFFDGIRFHRVIEGFMAQTGDPKSVDEGKKDEWGTGGPGYSFADEFRTRLTFDSAGLLAMANSGPATNGSQFFITFAPTDFLNGKHTIFGKVVQGDDVLPKLTRTSDTSGGQEAPIEGVTPDRILTVRILTKG; encoded by the coding sequence GTGAAACAGGCCGCCCTCATGCTGACCGCCCTCCTCGCCCTGACCGCGTGCCAGACGAGGGGCGAGTCGAATACCAGCACCCAGACCGAGCAGACCGAGACCGCCGCGACGCCGGACACCGCCCAGACCCAGGCGTCCCAGACCTCGGCGGCCCAGTCCTCGGCCGCGCAGACCCCGGCGGTCACCCAGCCCGGCCCGATTCCCGCCGGGTACACCCTGGTGCCCGCCCTGAGCGACCAGCCCGTGCGCGAGTTCACGTCGGAGCCCGCCCTGAGCCTGCAAGAGGGCAAGGACTACTACGCCCTGATCGACACCAACCGGGGCCAGATTCTCGCCGACCTGTTCGAGCAGGAAACGCCCGTCACCGTCAACAACTTCGTGACGCTCGCCCGCAACCACTTCTTCGACGGCATCCGCTTCCACCGGGTGATCGAGGGCTTCATGGCCCAGACGGGCGACCCCAAGAGCGTGGACGAGGGCAAAAAGGACGAGTGGGGCACGGGCGGCCCCGGCTACTCCTTCGCCGACGAGTTCCGCACCCGGCTGACCTTCGACAGTGCGGGCCTGCTGGCGATGGCGAACAGCGGTCCGGCGACCAACGGCTCGCAGTTTTTCATCACCTTCGCGCCCACCGACTTCCTCAACGGCAAGCACACCATCTTCGGCAAGGTCGTGCAGGGCGACGACGTGCTGCCCAAGCTCACCCGCACCTCCGACACGAGCGGCGGCCAGGAGGCCCCCATCGAGGGCGTCACCCCCGACCGCATCCTGACCGTGCGGATTTTGACGAAGGGCTGA
- the cmk gene encoding (d)CMP kinase codes for MIVTIDGVAASGKSSVASGVARALGIPYISSGFLYRAATLLALEAGLPLSDPAALLALLRERPLRLEPLARGNRVWQGGRDLTPGLHSSRVDAGVSAVARLPEVRAWVDAQLRALPAPFVAEGRDMGTNVFPQADAKFYLTASPRVRAERRAQERGEDAGTIEAALTERDRRDAAQSAPAPDARVIDTGPLTLDGVIAAVLAALPARTA; via the coding sequence ATGATCGTGACCATTGACGGCGTGGCCGCCAGCGGCAAGTCGAGCGTGGCCTCGGGCGTCGCGCGGGCGCTGGGCATTCCCTATATCAGCAGCGGCTTTCTCTACCGCGCGGCGACCCTGCTCGCCCTGGAGGCGGGCCTTCCCCTCTCCGACCCGGCGGCCCTCCTGGCCCTGCTGCGCGAGCGGCCCCTGCGGCTCGAACCCCTGGCGCGGGGCAACCGGGTGTGGCAGGGGGGGCGCGACCTCACCCCGGGGCTCCACTCCTCGCGGGTGGACGCGGGTGTGAGCGCCGTCGCCCGGCTGCCCGAGGTCCGCGCGTGGGTGGACGCCCAGCTCCGCGCCCTGCCCGCCCCCTTCGTCGCCGAGGGGCGCGACATGGGCACGAACGTCTTTCCCCAGGCGGACGCCAAGTTCTACCTCACCGCCAGCCCCCGGGTCCGCGCCGAGCGCCGGGCCCAGGAACGCGGCGAGGACGCGGGCACCATCGAGGCCGCCCTGACCGAGCGTGACCGCCGCGACGCCGCGCAGAGCGCCCCCGCCCCGGACGCCCGGGTGATCGACACCGGGCCCTTGACGCTGGACGGCGTGATCGCGGCGGTCCTTGCGGCGCTGCCCGCCCGGACGGCGTAG
- a CDS encoding S8 family peptidase — translation MNKRFFSLLGLTALLAACGTQPTTTATDGAAPSGALMPGQIVVKYKAGLTASTVQPLGNTRVLSATAGDAWGRLALVSVPEGQEAAYAERYAAQGGVEYAEPNYRVESPSAESVSLATHSVRTGGLRAAATGFTAGVTDPYFVNSPVDANGKNPFDVTAAQSANGRTAYTNEKYLWSIYRVQAPAAWDAGFTGKGVVVAVIDQGVDLGHPDLAANLWQNPNPGSTTCPGANGYDFVDDDADPSDTGGHGTHVAGTIAAAANGQGVVGVAPEAKIMALRGLGYFGGTNYMLARALKYAADCGANVVNNSWGGSTRTRAFRDVLEYGTAKGVTYVFSAGNAYRDNNRPSWPASYSTELPGVISVGATSNDNRRTAFSSAGDYVTVGAPGGTILSTVPRSQAPNNPYAFLQGTSMAAPNASGVVALIYQARPGITPEQVRQTLTWSANSTITGQNSKPDYPTGGFFGYGIVDAAAAVQYARESLR, via the coding sequence ATGAACAAACGGTTCTTTTCTCTCTTGGGGCTGACGGCCCTGCTCGCCGCCTGCGGCACCCAACCCACGACCACCGCCACGGACGGGGCCGCCCCCTCCGGCGCGCTGATGCCCGGCCAGATCGTCGTGAAGTACAAGGCGGGCCTGACGGCATCGACCGTGCAGCCCCTGGGCAACACCCGGGTGCTCTCGGCCACGGCGGGTGACGCCTGGGGCCGCCTCGCGCTCGTGTCGGTGCCGGAGGGCCAGGAGGCCGCCTACGCCGAGCGCTACGCCGCCCAGGGCGGGGTCGAGTACGCCGAGCCCAACTACCGCGTCGAGAGCCCGAGTGCCGAGAGCGTCTCGCTCGCCACCCACAGCGTGCGCACGGGCGGGCTGCGCGCCGCGGCGACCGGCTTCACGGCGGGCGTCACCGATCCCTACTTCGTCAACAGCCCGGTGGACGCGAACGGCAAGAATCCCTTCGACGTGACCGCGGCCCAGTCGGCGAACGGGCGCACGGCGTACACGAACGAGAAGTACCTCTGGAGCATCTACCGCGTGCAGGCGCCCGCCGCGTGGGACGCGGGCTTCACGGGCAAGGGCGTGGTCGTGGCCGTCATCGACCAGGGCGTGGACCTCGGGCACCCGGACCTCGCCGCCAACCTGTGGCAGAACCCCAACCCCGGTTCCACGACCTGCCCCGGCGCGAACGGCTACGACTTCGTGGACGACGACGCCGACCCCTCCGACACGGGCGGCCACGGCACGCACGTGGCGGGGACCATCGCCGCCGCCGCGAACGGGCAGGGCGTGGTGGGCGTCGCGCCCGAGGCGAAGATCATGGCGCTGCGCGGGCTCGGCTACTTCGGCGGGACGAACTACATGCTCGCCCGCGCGCTGAAGTACGCCGCCGACTGCGGGGCGAACGTGGTGAACAACTCCTGGGGCGGCAGCACGCGCACCCGCGCCTTCCGGGACGTGCTGGAGTACGGCACCGCCAAGGGCGTGACCTACGTGTTCTCGGCCGGGAACGCCTACCGCGACAACAACCGTCCCTCGTGGCCCGCCTCGTACAGCACCGAGCTCCCCGGCGTGATCTCGGTCGGCGCGACGAGCAACGACAACCGCCGCACCGCCTTCTCCAGCGCGGGCGACTACGTGACGGTCGGGGCGCCCGGCGGCACGATCCTCTCCACCGTGCCGCGCTCGCAGGCGCCCAACAACCCCTACGCCTTCCTCCAGGGGACCTCGATGGCCGCGCCCAACGCGTCCGGCGTCGTCGCCCTGATCTACCAGGCGAGGCCCGGCATCACCCCCGAGCAGGTGCGGCAGACCCTGACCTGGAGCGCGAACAGCACGATCACCGGCCAGAACAGCAAGCCCGACTACCCCACGGGCGGCTTCTTCGGCTACGGCATCGTGGACGCGGCGGCGGCCGTGCAGTACGCGCGGGAGTCGCTGCGGTAA